Sequence from the Candidatus Cloacimonadota bacterium genome:
CTGCAAAAGCTGCATTAAGAATGTTAAAAGGTAGATCAGAAGCAATCTTGTATGATTCATTATTGAGCACAAACCTACTGTTATTTTGAGCCAGATCTATTATCTTAACAATATAGTTTTTATGGTGTTTAACCCCTTTTTCTTCAAAACCTATCCGTAATAGATTTCCAGGAAGATCATCAAAATAAGGATCGTGAAGTGGTATCAGAGCAAACCATAAATCTCGCTTCAAGAGAGCACTCTTTTCGCGAAAGACCCCATCCAGATCCTGTAAAAACTCTAAATGAGATGGTCCAATGTTAGTGATAATTGCTATTTCTGGTTCACAGATGTCGGCTAATCTCTGAATTTCTCCGAAATGGTTAGAACCCACTTCGATAATTGCCATGTATTGATAACTTGATAGCCTGAATAGCGTTTTGGAGACGCCTAAAATGTTATTCTCATTGGCAAAATTTTTCAGCACGGGTTGTGATTTAATCGATAAGATATTATAACAGTATTCTTTTGTTGTAGTTTTCCCACTACTTCCTGTTATTGCAACAATCGGTACATTAAAGAGAGAACGATACTTCTTTGCTAATAGAGAATAGGCATCCTGCGCATTATTAACCCTAATGATCCTTTGAGAATCTAATGTATTCTTCACACCTTCAAATTCAAAATCTTCATCAACAACAGCCCAGTTATTCTTAAATTTTAGAGCTTCTGAGACGTACTTATGTCCATCAAAGTTTTCACCCCTGAGAGCAAAAAAGAGAGAATTGTCACCTATAGTTCGTGTGTCTGTTGACACACTTTGAAATGTCAAATTAAGTTCTGTTAGCCCCCTACTCCTGAGAAGTTCAATTCGTGAGCTGTTATCGTATAACATTATATTCTTATTGGTTTTTTGTTGCTGAGAGCAATAAGCATCGAAATCCCTATTTAACTCCAGCAGCAATCTAACCTGTATTAGATCAAGAGGTACCGATGTTCTTATAGAAGCTGGTGAATGGGATAAACAGAAACTAACAGGAGCATCGCTCTCTCGTTCCCTCGCTCTCCGCCCTTCGCCTTTCGCCCCCTCGTATCTTTTACTTATGGCATCCTGACTGATCAGATAGTCATCGAAGGGAATTTTTCCCGAGGAGAGCTCTTGATAGGTTTCGTGCCCTTTACCGGCAATGAGCAAGATGTCTTTCTTGCTGATCAAACTGATAGCAGTTCGAATGGCTTCCTCACGATCTACTACAATCCAGTAGTTTGACAAAGGATGAAGGTGACCGATCAGATCAATAATTATATCAAGCGGATTTTCACTTCTTGGATTATCCGATGTGATGATAGCATAGTCTGCATGTTGCAGGATAGCATTAGTCATCTCCTTTCTTTTCCCTTTATCCCTATCTCCTCCAGCACCAATAACAGTGATCAGTCTTCCTTTTGTCTCAAATTCCGATAGGTCACGGTTTTTTCCCTGCAGTACACTTTTAAGAGTGCTGCAAACTGTCTTCAAGGCATCGGGTGTATGGGCATAATCGATATAACAAGAGATGTTATGATCATTTGCTACTTTTTGCAATCTACCTTTGATATAAGTTGGCAATGAAGTGGTTATTCTATCTAAATCGAGTTGAGGAGCAGCAATTTTGCTTGCTGTTACAGCAGCCGCTATATTGAAAGCATTATGCACCCCTAATAAATGAGTTGAAATTTTTATAGATTTCTTCTGATCTTTGATGCTATCAGTAAACATTTTATCAGTCAGATCCAAGTTGAATATAGTTTCTGACAGATCTCTTTTATCAACCCGAAATGATATATCCCCCTCAGTTTGTTCCGAAATAGAGTATTTTGCTCCTTGATACTCATTGTATAACTTTTTCCCATAAGGGTCATCTATGTTGATCAGGGCTACACTGGCTTTGTCCTTTAGATATTTGAAGAGCTTCTTTTTACTTTGATAGTAATCTTCCATATCTTTATGAAAGTCTAAATGTTCCCGGGTTAGATTAGTAAACACTGCTATATTAAATTTAAGTCCATATACACGATCGAGTTTCAGGGCATGTGATGAGACTTCCATTACTACGAATTTGATCTTTTCCTGCCGCATTTTTTGCAAAATTTCATTCAATTCAGTTATATCAGGAGTTGTACGTTCCAGCGAATAATGTTCACCATTGATTGAATAACCCAAAGTACCGATCGTCGCAACTGATAATCCCTGTTTCAGCATGATGTTTTCTATGATCTTGACGATTGATGTCTTCCCGTTTGTCCCGGTAACACCGATAAGAAAAAGATCTGCAGAAGGGTCATTCAGATAGAGAGCAGCTAATAAAGCTAAAGCTTTTCTGGTATCCGAAACAACGATTTGTCTAATCTTATTTTCTGTATCTTCTTGCTCGCAGATGATCAATTTAATACCATCTTCTATTGCCTGTTTGACAAATCTATGACCATCAAAATTACTTCCTCTGATACAGACAAAGGATCTGATAATTCGTTCTTCGCCCATCGCCCTTCGCGCCCTCGTATCTGTGACAGGATAATCTACTAATAGAGAGTAATCATCAACTGAAATATTCCGGAGTGTTCTAAATAATCCGGCAGATCTCAGTTGATCAATGACCTCTCTTAGAGTTATAGATTTGCTTTGATCCTGCATGTTGCCCCAACATCTATACTTCTACCGGCTGGTATTGACTGATAGGATACTACACCCATCCCTTCAACTACCAGATGTAGATTAAACTTCTTAGCTTCAGCAACTGCTTGCCGTAAGGTTAACCCTATAAGGGAGGGCATTACTTGCTCAGCCGGCTCTTCCTCAGCCATTCGGCTTGGATTCTCAGCCACAATAATAACGATCTGTTCCTGATCGATCTGTACTCCCTGCTTTGGCAATTGGTTAATGATGACAATATTATCCGGATCGGTTACACCTTCGATCTGGTATTTGATATTATTACGCTCCAAGATATTTTGAGCTCTGCTCAGCCGCATTCCTGTTACATTAGGCATAGTGACAAATTGCTGTTCCTGTAACCGTATTTTAGGTACAATGTTATAATCGGGTAAAGCGAGTATCTGTTCGGTGATCTTGCGGAATGTTACTGTGGCTGAAGTAGAGGCGTGTCGATATCTATAAGATGGTTCATCGTAGAGAACCAAACAAACGAGTCTCGGATCTTCTGCAGGGTAAAAACCGACGAAATTCGCTATATATTTGTTTGAATATCCTACCTGACCTGCTGCCTGTTTTTGGGCAGTTCCCGTTTTACCGGCGATATTAATATAAGAAAGCTTTGTGGCTGTACCGGTTCCATATTCAACAACATCCTGCATTATCGTTTTCAGAGTATCAAGAGCTGCTTTGTTAGATAGGGTTCTGATCCTCTGTGGTGAGTTCTCTCTGATCAGGCGGTGATTCT
This genomic interval carries:
- a CDS encoding UDP-N-acetylmuramoyl-L-alanyl-D-glutamate--2,6-diaminopimelate ligase; translated protein: MQDQSKSITLREVIDQLRSAGLFRTLRNISVDDYSLLVDYPVTDTRARRAMGEERIIRSFVCIRGSNFDGHRFVKQAIEDGIKLIICEQEDTENKIRQIVVSDTRKALALLAALYLNDPSADLFLIGVTGTNGKTSIVKIIENIMLKQGLSVATIGTLGYSINGEHYSLERTTPDITELNEILQKMRQEKIKFVVMEVSSHALKLDRVYGLKFNIAVFTNLTREHLDFHKDMEDYYQSKKKLFKYLKDKASVALINIDDPYGKKLYNEYQGAKYSISEQTEGDISFRVDKRDLSETIFNLDLTDKMFTDSIKDQKKSIKISTHLLGVHNAFNIAAAVTASKIAAPQLDLDRITTSLPTYIKGRLQKVANDHNISCYIDYAHTPDALKTVCSTLKSVLQGKNRDLSEFETKGRLITVIGAGGDRDKGKRKEMTNAILQHADYAIITSDNPRSENPLDIIIDLIGHLHPLSNYWIVVDREEAIRTAISLISKKDILLIAGKGHETYQELSSGKIPFDDYLISQDAISKRYEGAKGEGRRARERESDAPVSFCLSHSPASIRTSVPLDLIQVRLLLELNRDFDAYCSQQQKTNKNIMLYDNSSRIELLRSRGLTELNLTFQSVSTDTRTIGDNSLFFALRGENFDGHKYVSEALKFKNNWAVVDEDFEFEGVKNTLDSQRIIRVNNAQDAYSLLAKKYRSLFNVPIVAITGSSGKTTTKEYCYNILSIKSQPVLKNFANENNILGVSKTLFRLSSYQYMAIIEVGSNHFGEIQRLADICEPEIAIITNIGPSHLEFLQDLDGVFREKSALLKRDLWFALIPLHDPYFDDLPGNLLRIGFEEKGVKHHKNYIVKIIDLAQNNSRFVLNNESYKIASDLPFNILNAAFAVALAKNFGFERETIQSGLDLPVSLQDRMEIYYEKDRLIISDCYNANPISMKLAIDYWLLREKKEPHIAILGDMLELGNDSEKYHLEIRDHITDRSKHHQIVPQIITVGNLSKLYEGERHFKNVEALLASDLLAHLAKKAVILIKGSHSIHLEKIKGRL